A genomic stretch from Geothermobacter hydrogeniphilus includes:
- a CDS encoding class I SAM-dependent methyltransferase produces the protein MPDFYEINAREYFEATARIDPSSFLTPFTETLGQGSVLDIGCGSGRDLRWLKQRGFDVVGFERSPKLAALAREHAGCPVIEGDFLTFDFSSLEFDALILVGALVHLDRTMLPVVLNRVVQALSGTGLLYMTLKEGEGVRPGKDGRSFTLWQPQELETVFSSTGLQILSFSRQMSKLTETDVWLSYLLRLGPE, from the coding sequence ATGCCGGACTTTTACGAAATTAATGCGCGGGAATATTTTGAAGCAACGGCGCGTATTGATCCCTCCTCTTTTCTGACTCCTTTTACAGAAACGCTTGGCCAGGGATCTGTTCTCGATATCGGGTGTGGCTCAGGAAGAGATCTTCGCTGGCTTAAACAACGGGGTTTTGACGTTGTCGGTTTTGAACGGTCCCCGAAGCTTGCAGCGCTGGCCAGGGAACATGCTGGTTGTCCGGTCATAGAGGGTGACTTCCTGACATTCGATTTTTCCTCTCTGGAATTCGATGCCTTGATTTTGGTTGGGGCGCTGGTTCATCTGGATCGAACGATGCTTCCGGTGGTACTCAATCGGGTTGTTCAGGCACTGTCAGGCACAGGGCTTTTGTATATGACATTGAAGGAAGGGGAGGGAGTTCGCCCTGGCAAGGATGGCCGTTCTTTTACGCTTTGGCAGCCCCAGGAGCTTGAAACAGTTTTTTCTTCAACGGGTTTGCAGATCTTGTCTTTTTCCCGTCAGATGTCGAAGCTTACTGAGACTGATGTCTGGTTGAGTTATCTGTTGCGACTGGGGCCGGAATGA
- the prsR gene encoding PEP-CTERM-box response regulator transcription factor codes for MNRLLIVDDNPEIRKQLKWGLSGDYSLLFAEDRKSALAHFQRYQPAVVLLDLGLPPAAEGVSEGMQTLEEILDRDPFCKVIVVTGRDEKDHALQAVSLGAHDFYAKPIDLTEIRIILQRVFYLARLEEENDRLQQEQQTCGRDSGLLGQCPQMLEVYKTVRKVATTDVPVLVLGESGSGKEMVARSIHCQGLRRDKPFIALNCGAIPETLLEAELFGHEKGAFTGAIKKVLGKIESAEGGTLFLDEIGEMSPALQVKLLRFLQDKIIQRVGGRADIPVDARIIAATNVDIHQAIENQSFREDLFYRISVVSIELPPLRERGDDILLLANLFLSRYATEFNKRIRSFSTAAVRSLYEHDWPGNVRELENKVKRSVVMSDRSVISPDALGFSAPREDEESTREGTTAVPGEMDLDGLTLREARSLVERDLLLRVIEREQGNLARSAEMLGVSRPTLYDLIKKHGLPHLSQS; via the coding sequence ATGAACAGGCTGCTTATCGTCGATGACAATCCCGAGATCCGCAAGCAGTTGAAGTGGGGGCTTTCCGGTGATTACAGCCTGCTGTTCGCCGAAGACCGGAAGAGCGCGCTGGCCCATTTTCAGCGCTATCAGCCGGCTGTTGTACTGCTGGATCTCGGCCTTCCTCCGGCGGCCGAAGGTGTTTCCGAAGGGATGCAGACCCTGGAAGAGATTCTTGATCGCGATCCGTTCTGCAAGGTGATCGTCGTGACCGGGCGCGATGAGAAAGACCACGCGCTGCAGGCGGTTTCCCTGGGAGCGCACGATTTCTATGCCAAGCCGATCGATCTGACCGAAATCAGGATCATCCTGCAGCGGGTTTTCTACCTGGCCCGCCTGGAAGAAGAGAATGACCGCCTGCAGCAGGAACAGCAGACCTGCGGGCGGGATTCGGGTCTGTTGGGACAATGTCCGCAGATGCTGGAGGTCTATAAAACGGTACGCAAGGTCGCGACCACCGATGTCCCGGTACTGGTGCTGGGCGAGAGTGGTTCCGGCAAAGAGATGGTGGCACGTTCCATTCACTGCCAGGGGTTGCGCCGCGACAAGCCGTTTATCGCGCTGAACTGCGGGGCGATTCCGGAAACACTGCTTGAGGCCGAATTGTTCGGCCATGAAAAAGGGGCGTTCACCGGCGCCATTAAAAAGGTTCTCGGCAAGATTGAATCCGCCGAGGGGGGAACCCTGTTCCTGGATGAAATCGGAGAAATGTCGCCCGCCCTGCAGGTGAAGCTGCTGCGTTTTCTGCAGGACAAGATTATCCAGCGGGTCGGCGGCCGGGCCGACATTCCGGTGGACGCGCGGATTATCGCCGCGACCAATGTCGACATTCACCAGGCCATTGAAAATCAGAGCTTCCGTGAAGACCTTTTCTACCGGATCAGCGTTGTCAGCATCGAATTGCCGCCGCTGCGTGAGCGGGGGGATGACATCCTGCTGCTGGCCAACCTCTTTTTATCCCGTTACGCCACGGAGTTCAATAAACGCATCCGTTCCTTCAGTACCGCCGCGGTGCGCAGCCTCTATGAGCATGACTGGCCGGGAAATGTTCGGGAACTGGAAAACAAGGTCAAGCGGTCGGTGGTGATGAGCGATCGGTCGGTGATCTCGCCCGATGCCCTCGGTTTCAGTGCCCCGCGGGAGGATGAGGAAAGCACCAGGGAGGGTACAACCGCGGTGCCCGGCGAGATGGACCTGGACGGGTTGACGCTCCGGGAAGCGCGCAGCCTGGTCGAGCGGGATCTTCTGCTGCGGGTGATCGAGCGCGAGCAGGGCAACCTGGCGCGCAGCGCCGAAATGCTGGGAGTGAGCCGACCGACCCTCTACGACCTGATAAAAAAACACGGTCTGCCCCACCTGAGCCAGTCCTGA
- a CDS encoding fibronectin type III domain-containing protein: MTRSIITALLLLMIGIPTLSSAKNITLTWDPSQDPDVAGYKIYYKAGDQSLPFNGTGLPQGASPIVVADPSRNSIDLTLPDDGQVYFFAATAYNSLNVESGYSETVASAWIPLLISPADAGAVAASVNLVWSRAPASYNVTYTLYYGTDPKLNPATAGLMAPPSSSTPPLSPAIALLALLALAGFAISRMKGITGYPLRAGLAATACLLVFGCGSDGSVTGNSTGGAAPSPLYTEVVPDLTDTQLLLYDLEPGQDYYWKVVAVDDQGNSYPSATHSFKAQ, from the coding sequence ATGACGAGATCAATCATTACTGCGCTTTTGCTCCTGATGATTGGCATCCCCACCCTTTCTTCCGCCAAAAACATCACCCTTACCTGGGATCCGAGCCAGGACCCGGACGTTGCCGGCTACAAGATTTATTACAAGGCCGGCGACCAGAGCCTGCCGTTCAACGGTACGGGACTGCCGCAGGGTGCCTCACCGATCGTCGTTGCCGACCCGTCCCGGAACTCCATCGACCTCACCCTGCCGGATGACGGCCAGGTCTATTTCTTCGCCGCCACCGCCTACAACAGTCTGAACGTGGAAAGCGGCTATTCCGAAACCGTCGCCAGCGCCTGGATTCCGCTGCTGATTTCGCCGGCGGATGCCGGCGCCGTAGCCGCCTCGGTCAACCTGGTCTGGAGCCGCGCCCCGGCGAGCTACAACGTCACCTATACCCTCTATTACGGCACCGACCCGAAGCTGAATCCAGCGACCGCGGGACTGATGGCCCCTCCCTCCAGCAGCACTCCCCCGCTGTCGCCCGCCATCGCCCTGCTGGCCCTGCTCGCCCTTGCCGGCTTCGCTATAAGCCGGATGAAGGGAATAACGGGCTATCCGCTGCGTGCCGGGCTGGCGGCAACCGCCTGCCTGCTGGTATTCGGCTGCGGCAGCGACGGCAGCGTAACGGGCAATTCCACGGGCGGCGCCGCTCCCTCCCCCCTGTACACCGAAGTGGTGCCGGATCTGACCGACACCCAGCTGCTGCTCTATGACCTGGAACCTGGGCAGGACTACTACTGGAAAGTCGTGGCGGTGGATGACCAGGGGAACAGTTATCCGAGTGCGACGCACTCCTTCAAGGCGCAATAA
- the prsK gene encoding XrtA/PEP-CTERM system histidine kinase PrsK, whose protein sequence is MFILICSAAAISMAGLGALYLASGWRTSSDRLLLAAPLLLSGALELFDLLSLRIPDSLSLWWPASFVCESLLAPAWLLVGHAMCGPPANARVRYLRRILLGASFLLLPVALFGSGHLTMFSPDFDQERIVFLSRASYLFYLGLGFFLVSALVLLERGLVSHQGLNRWRVKLETVGIGTIVASQFFFYSQALLYRSLDYNLLPVRSAALVLGCGMVVYSRLRRGDPPKIRISRRMTYRSIVILIVGLYLFSLGLAGEGMRYFGNHSQRYFVGLLGLFGGVAVLMLVLSGTHRRRLQVFINKNFFKEKYDYRNHWLDFTRRLASTSSLESVARSALDFYVETFSLHGGAIYLLSNDRNLYQPYVVVDHSLPTETIDVDSPLVHLFREKGWVFNREDGQEDILQVHHDLFRPYRYSFAVPLFVEESIEGIILLGERVDRDEHLNYEDFDLMKTLAVQTMAMLQNYRLGEQLSINRELAAIGKVSAFIMHDLKNLVTNLGLVVENSKDHLHDPEFQRDMIDTLDGTVDRMKGLIGRLQKFGAGQPLNLCLTDLRTLAGEVIAEFAAGGIRFSGESTPVRVDRAEIRKVLLNLLLNAVEASTGEEGIELRVCNEPRPCILVRDRGCGMSEAFMRDRLFRPFETTKDSGFGIGLFQCRQIVEAHGGRIEVESRVGEGTEFRILLPAVTSPAEQVERSPLAEDPYAAADVLNAAPLLKKD, encoded by the coding sequence ATGTTCATCCTGATATGTTCAGCGGCCGCGATCTCCATGGCCGGGCTGGGGGCTCTCTACCTGGCTTCGGGATGGCGTACGTCTTCCGACCGGCTGCTGCTCGCCGCTCCGCTGCTGCTGTCGGGGGCCCTTGAACTGTTTGACCTGCTCAGTCTGCGGATTCCGGATTCCCTCTCTCTCTGGTGGCCGGCGTCCTTTGTCTGCGAGAGCCTGCTCGCCCCGGCCTGGCTGCTGGTCGGTCATGCCATGTGCGGCCCACCGGCGAATGCCCGCGTGCGTTACCTCCGGCGGATACTGCTGGGAGCCTCCTTCCTGCTGCTTCCCGTGGCGCTGTTCGGTTCCGGACATCTGACCATGTTCAGCCCCGATTTCGACCAGGAAAGGATCGTGTTTCTGAGTCGGGCCAGTTACCTGTTCTATCTCGGACTGGGATTTTTCCTGGTCAGCGCCCTGGTTCTGCTGGAGCGCGGTCTTGTCTCTCACCAGGGACTCAACCGCTGGCGGGTCAAGCTCGAAACCGTCGGCATCGGCACCATTGTCGCCTCGCAGTTCTTCTTCTACAGCCAGGCGCTGCTGTACCGTTCCCTTGACTACAACCTGCTCCCGGTCCGCTCGGCGGCCCTGGTCCTCGGCTGCGGCATGGTCGTCTATTCACGTCTGCGGCGGGGAGATCCTCCGAAAATCCGGATCTCCCGCCGGATGACCTACCGCTCCATCGTCATTCTGATCGTCGGCCTGTATCTCTTTTCGCTGGGCCTGGCGGGCGAGGGAATGCGCTATTTCGGTAATCATTCACAACGCTACTTTGTCGGTCTGCTCGGATTGTTCGGCGGGGTGGCGGTGCTGATGCTGGTCCTGTCCGGCACCCATCGGCGCCGCCTGCAGGTTTTCATCAACAAGAATTTTTTCAAGGAAAAGTATGACTACCGTAATCACTGGCTCGATTTCACCCGCCGTCTCGCGTCGACCAGTTCGCTGGAGAGCGTGGCCCGGTCGGCGCTGGATTTCTATGTTGAAACCTTTTCCCTCCACGGAGGAGCCATTTACCTGCTGTCGAACGACCGTAATCTCTATCAGCCCTACGTGGTCGTCGATCATTCCCTGCCGACCGAAACGATTGACGTCGACAGTCCTCTCGTCCACCTGTTCCGTGAAAAAGGCTGGGTCTTCAATCGTGAAGACGGTCAGGAGGATATTCTGCAGGTTCATCATGACCTGTTCCGTCCCTATCGCTACAGTTTTGCCGTGCCGTTGTTCGTTGAAGAATCGATCGAAGGAATCATCCTGCTCGGTGAACGGGTTGACCGCGATGAACATCTGAATTACGAAGATTTCGATCTGATGAAGACCCTGGCCGTGCAGACCATGGCCATGCTGCAGAATTATCGACTCGGTGAGCAGCTTTCCATCAACAGGGAACTGGCGGCGATTGGGAAAGTCTCGGCGTTCATCATGCACGACCTGAAAAATCTCGTCACCAATCTCGGCCTGGTTGTTGAGAATTCCAAGGACCACCTGCACGATCCCGAGTTTCAACGGGATATGATCGACACCCTGGATGGCACCGTGGACCGCATGAAGGGGCTGATCGGCCGGCTGCAGAAATTTGGTGCCGGGCAGCCCCTGAATCTCTGCCTGACCGATCTGCGAACCCTCGCCGGCGAAGTGATCGCTGAATTCGCCGCCGGCGGGATAAGGTTTTCCGGTGAGTCGACGCCGGTGCGGGTGGACCGGGCGGAAATACGCAAGGTGCTGCTCAACCTGCTGCTCAATGCCGTTGAGGCATCGACCGGGGAAGAGGGGATCGAACTGCGGGTCTGCAATGAACCCCGACCCTGCATCCTGGTCCGTGACCGTGGTTGCGGCATGTCCGAGGCTTTCATGCGGGACCGGCTGTTCCGGCCTTTTGAAACAACCAAAGACAGCGGTTTCGGAATCGGCCTGTTTCAATGCCGACAGATTGTCGAGGCTCACGGAGGGCGTATCGAGGTCGAGAGCCGGGTCGGCGAGGGGACCGAATTCAGAATTCTGCTGCCTGCCGTGACCTCTCCCGCTGAACAGGTGGAGCGGTCACCGCTTGCGGAAGATCCCTACGCGGCTGCTGATGTTCTCAATGCCGCGCCGTTGCTGAAAAAGGACTGA
- a CDS encoding ATP-binding protein has protein sequence MQRQQLNILNNWLQDPNRKPLIIRGARQVGKSTLVELFARQNRLPLRSVNLERHPELAGVFSGKNPEQIIQQIEFLPRQGSISNETLLFLDEIQAVPEAIAALRYFYEDKPELPVISAGSLLEFALADHSFSMPVGRIQYLHMGPMTFSEFLQAMGEERLYELISHYELGREIGEIPHQRLLELLRSYYFIGGMPEAVAVFTETHSYKTVSKVHCSIIDTYRDDFPKYAGSRNLNRMLNVFNFAARNVGIKIKYSNISRHDQSVTIKKDIELLAMARVIGKVVHSHCSGLPLQADLEEKVYKLIFLDIGLMNAICGLDWRELSQMDDVKLINQGAIAEQFVGQHLQALLADKPNRELNYWLREGKSANAELDFVVALGGKIVPIEVKSGATGSLKSLHQFMGSKQTPLAIRFDTQRPSVQQIETIITINKERKPVKYPLISLPLYLVERLDEIVKSYENHR, from the coding sequence ATGCAACGCCAACAGCTGAATATTCTCAACAACTGGCTGCAGGATCCAAACCGCAAACCACTGATCATTCGTGGGGCCCGACAGGTGGGCAAATCAACATTGGTCGAACTGTTTGCCCGACAGAACCGGCTGCCGTTGCGCAGCGTCAACCTGGAACGTCACCCGGAACTGGCCGGGGTTTTTTCCGGCAAAAATCCTGAACAGATTATTCAGCAGATTGAGTTTCTGCCGCGGCAGGGAAGCATCAGCAACGAAACGCTGCTGTTTCTGGACGAAATACAGGCCGTTCCCGAAGCGATTGCGGCCTTGCGTTATTTTTACGAGGACAAGCCAGAGCTGCCGGTCATCAGCGCGGGGTCTCTGCTGGAATTTGCCCTTGCGGACCATTCTTTTTCCATGCCTGTCGGCAGAATTCAGTATCTGCACATGGGGCCGATGACATTCAGTGAGTTTTTACAGGCCATGGGCGAAGAGCGGCTCTATGAGCTGATCAGCCATTATGAACTGGGACGGGAAATCGGCGAGATCCCCCATCAGCGCCTGCTCGAATTGCTCAGGTCCTATTATTTCATCGGCGGAATGCCGGAAGCCGTTGCCGTTTTCACAGAGACGCACAGCTATAAAACCGTCAGCAAAGTCCATTGCTCCATTATCGATACCTACCGCGACGACTTCCCCAAATATGCCGGTTCACGCAACCTGAATCGAATGCTTAACGTCTTCAATTTTGCAGCCCGAAATGTAGGCATCAAGATCAAATACAGCAACATTTCACGCCATGACCAGAGTGTCACCATAAAGAAAGATATCGAACTACTGGCCATGGCCAGGGTGATCGGCAAGGTGGTCCACAGCCACTGTTCGGGCCTGCCGCTGCAGGCCGACCTTGAAGAAAAGGTTTACAAACTCATCTTTCTCGATATCGGCCTGATGAACGCGATCTGTGGCCTCGACTGGCGAGAGCTGTCGCAGATGGATGACGTGAAGCTGATCAACCAGGGAGCGATTGCCGAACAGTTTGTCGGCCAGCACCTGCAGGCTCTGCTTGCCGACAAGCCAAACCGGGAATTGAACTACTGGCTGCGCGAGGGTAAATCGGCCAACGCGGAACTGGACTTTGTCGTTGCCCTGGGCGGAAAGATTGTCCCCATCGAGGTAAAATCCGGCGCAACGGGATCTTTAAAATCCCTGCACCAGTTTATGGGCAGCAAGCAGACACCGCTTGCAATCCGGTTCGACACCCAACGGCCCAGTGTTCAGCAGATAGAAACAATCATCACCATAAATAAAGAGCGTAAGCCGGTAAAATATCCTCTCATTTCTCTGCCCCTCTACCTGGTGGAACGACTGGATGAGATTGTGAAAAGCTATGAAAACCATCGTTAG
- a CDS encoding NERD domain-containing protein, producing the protein MKRGLWPRQQPRPTDSHAEQKVFAALQKQLPQNWTAWHSLRIRTADGLEGEGDFVLAIPQRGFLVLEVKGGHIEQRDGRWYQNGHPLSRGPREQALGFAKKLSARLKEAGSQSVPYAVLTIFPDTAFSNPPGQDDLGALVLGEQDLPWLVDSIQAKLDKAFPADFLLPENNWVGLLHRFWGESWVPKLKLGHKAMIDAEQRLKLDAEQLRLIDGLLGNRRLLVEGVAGSGKTLIAREAALNMARQGRRVLYLCFTDALAEWLRPTFAESGVEVFTVPRYAVHLLQQAGLIDEPEATPEFWFDVALQAAADALPEPDRAPEVVILDEAQDLTENDWELVGVLAADRICWMFHDPAQSFWQERSLPEWTGQGGRFSLTRCYRCPPAVMEYSRKLHGRSCDEALLREGFDEGVLGVVNAPSETAVLGRIENEIARLRSEGFAPEDIAVLSLRGQTAADGIARLDRIGSVPVVRADDPDMAQNVVADTFLRFKGLERPAIIVTDLRLVKDRADVRLHIALTRATDVVRVVGSEIDL; encoded by the coding sequence GTGAAGAGGGGACTCTGGCCGAGACAACAGCCGCGACCGACTGATTCGCATGCCGAACAGAAAGTTTTCGCGGCCCTGCAGAAACAGCTTCCACAGAACTGGACGGCCTGGCATTCATTGCGTATTCGTACCGCTGACGGTCTTGAAGGTGAGGGCGATTTTGTCCTGGCCATCCCGCAGCGGGGCTTTCTGGTGCTGGAGGTCAAGGGTGGCCACATTGAGCAGCGCGATGGCCGCTGGTACCAGAACGGTCATCCTTTGAGCCGCGGGCCGAGGGAGCAGGCGCTCGGTTTTGCCAAAAAGCTGTCCGCCCGTTTGAAAGAGGCAGGTTCACAGTCGGTTCCGTATGCGGTGCTGACGATCTTTCCCGACACTGCGTTCTCCAATCCTCCCGGTCAGGATGATCTCGGCGCTCTTGTTCTTGGTGAGCAGGACCTTCCCTGGCTGGTTGACTCAATTCAGGCCAAACTCGACAAAGCGTTCCCCGCGGATTTTCTCCTCCCCGAGAACAACTGGGTCGGTCTGCTGCACCGCTTCTGGGGCGAGAGCTGGGTTCCCAAACTCAAGTTGGGCCACAAGGCGATGATTGACGCCGAACAGCGGCTCAAACTCGATGCCGAACAGCTACGGCTGATCGACGGTCTGCTCGGCAACCGCCGGTTGCTGGTGGAGGGCGTTGCCGGATCGGGAAAAACCCTGATAGCCCGCGAGGCCGCTCTGAACATGGCTCGACAAGGCCGTCGGGTCTTGTATCTCTGCTTCACCGACGCGTTGGCCGAATGGTTGCGTCCGACTTTTGCCGAGAGCGGGGTCGAGGTTTTTACCGTCCCGCGATACGCGGTGCATCTGTTGCAACAGGCCGGTTTGATTGACGAGCCTGAAGCGACGCCGGAGTTCTGGTTCGATGTGGCGCTGCAGGCGGCTGCCGACGCTCTTCCCGAACCGGACCGGGCTCCCGAGGTGGTGATTCTGGATGAAGCACAGGATCTGACCGAAAACGACTGGGAACTGGTCGGCGTGCTGGCTGCCGATCGCATCTGCTGGATGTTTCATGATCCGGCCCAGTCTTTCTGGCAGGAGCGGAGTCTTCCTGAATGGACCGGGCAGGGTGGGCGTTTCAGTCTGACCCGCTGTTACCGCTGTCCTCCCGCGGTCATGGAATATTCCCGTAAGCTCCACGGTCGGTCCTGTGACGAGGCGTTGCTGCGCGAGGGATTCGACGAGGGGGTTCTCGGGGTTGTCAACGCGCCGAGCGAAACAGCGGTTTTGGGACGCATCGAAAATGAGATCGCCCGACTGCGTTCCGAAGGCTTCGCCCCGGAGGATATTGCGGTTCTGTCGCTGCGCGGCCAGACCGCCGCGGACGGCATCGCCAGGCTTGACCGGATCGGCAGTGTCCCGGTCGTCCGCGCCGATGACCCGGACATGGCTCAGAATGTTGTGGCCGACACCTTTCTCCGATTCAAGGGACTGGAACGGCCGGCGATCATCGTCACTGACCTGAGGTTGGTTAAGGATCGGGCGGATGTGCGGTTGCATATTGCGTTGACGCGGGCGACGGATGTGGTGCGGGTTGTGGGAAGTGAGATAGATCTCTGA